The DNA sequence GCGACTGGTACACCCCGGACGGGCTGCCCACCTGGGGCGACGGTCGCCTGATGGTGCTCGGCACTGAGGGCTATCTCGAACTGCGCAAGTACGTCGACATCGCGGGCCGCGACGGCGGCAACCACCTGTTCTGTGTGGACCGGGACGGCACCAACTACGTCGACTGCTCGGAGGTCGAGCTGACGTACTACGCCGACCTGATCAACGACGTCCGCAACCAGACCACGACCGCCTGCCCGCAGGAGCACACCTTCGAAGCGATGCGACTGGCCCTGGTGGCGCAACGCGACGCCACCGTACGAGGGCACGCCACCTCGAGCACGGACGCGGGCAGGTGAGCCAGATGGACTCGACCGACAGCGGACCGTCCGTCCAGATCACCCCGGACATGATCGACCAGTACCGCACCGAGGGCTACTTCGTGCTGGAGAATGTGATCAGTCCCGAGGACCTCGAGCTGCTGCGTAGCGGTGCCGAGTACTCCATGCAACGCCTGGACGCCGAGATGGATGCTGCCGGAGTCGAGCGGCTGGGCATCAACGCCCGCGGCAAGCGCTACTTCAGCCACCTCATCTACCAGCATCGACCGGAGTTGAGAAGGTTCATCTTCGGACCGACCATGGCCGCGATCTGCCGGTCGGTGCTGGGCCAGGATGCCTACCTCTTCTGGGAGCAGTACGTGATCAAGGCGGCCGACCCCGACACGGCCTTTGCCTGGCACCAGGACTCGGGCTATGTGCATGAGGACCATGATCCCTACCTGACCTGCTGGATCGCGCTGGACGATGTGACCGAGGAGAACGGGTCGGTCTATCTGCTGCCCTACAGCCGCTCCGGGATCCGTTCCTACGTCAAGCACATCAGGTCCGCGACCGGCGACGAGGTGTGTTACTTCGGCTCGGACCGCGGGATGCCGGTGATCGTTCCTGCGGGGTCGATCGTCTGCTTCTCCAGCACCGTGATCCATCGCAGCGGCCCCAACCTGACCGACCGACTGCGCCGGGTCTACCTGTTGCAGTACTCGGCCGAGGTGATCATGGACAAGGCCGGCAAGGAGCCTTGGGGGTCGTTCGAGCGCTTCCTGGACGGCGGTCGGGTGAGCGTCTCCGGCCAGGACTGAGGACGAGGAGCTGGGGATCAGGGCTGGAGGTCAGGCTTGGCGCCTGTCCTCTTCGTAGTTGGGCATCGCCATCGCTGTCGCCATCGTCTTGAGATCAACCACCGTCGAAGGGTCTGCGTCGACGGACCGGTCCGCCTCGACCGCCCGGCCGGTTCGATGCTCGGAGAGGACGCGACGAGGCATGGCGTGCACCTCCGCGTCGTCGTCCTGGAGCGCGGCCAGCTCGGCCTCGCGGGACCGCAGGCTCTGCTCCAGCGAAGCGATGGCGGTTTCCCGTTCGCGAATCTCACCGGTCAGGAAGGCCTTGTCCCCGTTCAGGCTGGAGATGGTCGTCTGCAGCTCGGCGATGGTGATCCGCAACCGCTCGACCTCGTTGCAGGCCGCGGTGGCCCGCTGGGCCAGGGTCTGCACCACCGCGCCATTGTGCCGACGCTCGGCGCTGAGCGCGGCGCCGTGATCCTTGGTCACCCTCAGCAGCTTCTCCGCCTGGTCGCGACGCGACTGGGCCAGCTCGCGCCAGGCGTAGCCGCAGGCGACTATGCCGGCGATGACCGCCAGCACGACGCCGGACCGGACGACCCAGACGGGCCCGACTGCTGCAGCGGCGGAGAGCACCGCACCAGCGACCAGGACTGCTTGAGAGATCCGTCTCATCTGAGAGGGGGATGCCTTTCGGCTGGGAGCGGGGGAAGTCACGAGGGAAACCCTAGCCCCGGCCGCGATGGATTCGCGGCACCGGCACACCGGGTCGTGCCCGCGGTCACCGGTGGGGGGAATCCGACTCCTCGTCGTCCTCCGACTTCGGCACCTTGCAGGCGCGTTCCAGCAGCAGCCCGGCCACCGTCATGGCAATGCCCGAGACGACGGAGACGGCGGAGCGGATGACGCGCTCCCGGGGGATGTCGGCCTCCCAGCGGCCGACGAACATCAGTCCGAAGGCGAGGTAGCCGCCGGCGACCAGGGCCCCGGCCAGGGCTGCGGTCTTGCCGAGCACCAGCATCGAGACCGCCCGGTGCGGCTCGACGAAGCTGCGCCGCACCTGGATCCGCTGGTGGGTGCCGTAGGCCAGGATGCCGACGAGTCCGGCCGCGAGCAGCAGCGCGATCGGCGCGGACCACGGGACCTGAGGTGACAGAGCCCCCAGCGCGTTGGCGGCCAGCACGACGAACCAGCCGATCAGCAGGCCGAAGAGGAACGCCACCGCGACCGCACGGGACGACGTCAGCGCGATGGAGCCGGTCTCGGGTCGCTGCGGCTCCTCGGGGGGAATCTGGTCACGCTGAGTCTCGTCACGCACTGTGGCTGCCTCGCCGGCGTCAGTCGCTCTCGACCGCGAGGTCGTCGCGTCTGGTGACGCTGTCTGCTCCGGCCGCCGCGAGCAGGTCGGAGACCGAACCCCGACCCGGAAGCTCCCCGGTGGCGTCGATCTCGGCCCAGGGCGCCAGCACGAAGGCCCGCTGGTGCGCCAAGGGGTGCGGCAGCTTCATGTCGTCCTGGTCGGTGATGGTGCTGCCGACCATGATCAGGTCGACATCCAGCGTCCGAGGACCCCAGCGCTCGGTCCTGACCCGGCCGAACGCGTCCTCGACGGCAAGCGCACGCTCGAGCAGCGTCCGGGGCTCGAGCGTCGTCTCAGCGACGATGACGAGGTTGAGGAACTTGGGCGCGTCCTCGGGGCCGCCGACCGAGTCGGACTCGTACACGGAGGACACGTCGACGACGATGACGTCGGGAGTGTCCCTGATCGCGTCGACCGCGCCCTGGAGGTTGGCCAATCGGTCCCCCAGGTTGGACCCCACCGAGTAGACGACCTTCTTCAGCGGCTTCATGCCGCTCAACGTGTCGGCATCGATGGCATACGGGTTGGGACTACTCATATGTCCTACTCCTTGTCAGCGTGACGGCCACATCGGCCACATCTACCGGCATTGGCGCGTCAGGTTTGTGCACAGTGACCTCGACCGCGTCAACACGCTGATTGCTCAGACAGGTGCGAGCAATTCTGGCCGCCAGGGACTCGATCAGATCCAGCGGTTCCCCCTCGATGTCCTTTACGACGGCTGCCGCCAGGGAACCGTAGTCCAAGGTATCGGTCAGATCGTCACTGCGCGCAGCGGGTTCCAGATCCAGCGCGCAGACGACGTCCACCACGAACCGCTGGCCCTGTTCCCGCTCGAAGGCGAAGACACCATGGTGCCCGAATCCCGAAATCCCCTTCAACGCCACCCGGTCCGGCGCATCCGCTGGCGGGATGTGGCGTACTGGAAGTTCTGGCATGTCACCTCCTCGTCACAGCGACCCTATCTGACCCCGCAAACGCCACCGGTCCGAGCAGCGGGACGTGTCGGCGGCGGCGAGGTGAACTTCTGACGAGCCCGCGCGGATCTATCGAGTGGTGCGGAGCCGCTGCGCGACAGCCACCGCGTCACGGTTCGGGCGAACTGTGTGCACTCGCACGCCCCACACGCCTCGCGCCGCCACCAACGCGGTCAGGGCCATCGAGGCGTCGTCTCGCTGCGTTGCCGGTCGCGGCCGGCCGGCCTCATCGGCCAGCAGCGTACCCAGGAACGTCTTGCGGGACACCCCGATCAGCAGCGGGTAGCCGAGCGCCTCGATCTCGTCCAGCCGCTGCAGCAGCTGCCAGTTGTGCTCGCCGGTCTTGGCGAAGCCGAAACCCGGGTCGAGGATCAGCCGTTCGGCCCCGATGCCGGCCTTGAGCGCCGCCCCGACCTGCTCGGACAGCTCGTCCACCACCTCGGCCACGACGTCGTCGTAGACGGCCCGCGACTGCATGTCCTCGCCGTGTCCGCGCCAGTGCATGCAGACATAGGCGACACCGCGGTCGGCGACCGTGGTCAGCATCTGCGGATCGGCGCGTCCGCCGGAGACGTCATTGACCAGCACTGCGCCGGCGTCGATCGCCGCCGCGGCGACCTCCGATCGCATCGTGTCGACGCTGACCACGGCGCCGGCTGCAGCCAGCGCAGTGATGACCGGAATCACCCGGCGGAGCTCCTCGGCACTGTCCGGTCGCTTGGCTCCCGGGCGGGTCGACTCGCCACCGACGTCGATCAGGTCGGCACCCTCCGCGAGCAACGCCAAGCCATGGGCGATGGCGGCGTCCGGCTCGAACCACTCGCCACCGTCGGAGAACGAGTCGGGTGTGACATTGACGACACCCATCACCAGCGTCCGCCCCGGACGCGGGAGTGGGGAGGACTTCGCGAACTGGGTCACGCCGTCACCCTACTGGTGGCCGTCCCGCGTGCAGGGATTTCACTCGTACGACAACCTGATATGTTGTATGACAACTTTTCCAGCCGGCCCCCATCATCAGGAACACCATGACCCCCGATACCAGTCCGCGCGCCGTCCCGCCGCCGGCCGCCATCGCCCACATCGCCCTCTCCTCCGTGCTGCTGCCACTGGACACTCCGGTCAGCGACGCCAAGGTGCTGACCGGCCGGCAACGCCCGATGACCGAGGTGGCCTTCCTGTTCGCCGAGATCACCACCGAGGACGGGCACACAGGTCTCGGTTTCAGCTACTCGAAACGGGCCGGAGGGCCGGGCCAGTTCGCCCACGCCAGAGAGGTCGCCGGCGATCTTCTCGGAGAGGATGCCAACGACATCGGCCGGCTCTGGCAGAAGCTGGTCTGGGCCGGGGCCTCGGTCGGCCGTGCCGGCCTGGCCACCCAGGCGCTGGCGGCGTTCGATATCGCCCTGTGGGATCTCAAGGCCAAACGGGCCGGGCTGCCGCTGGCGAAGCTGCTCGGCGCTCACCGGGACTCGGTGCGCTGTTACAACACCTCCGGCGGGTTCCTGCACACCCCGCTGGCGCAGATCAAGGACAACGCCACCCGCACGCTCGAAGCCGGCATCGGCGGCATCAAGATCAAGGTGGGCCAACCGGACGCGGCGACGGACCTGGCCCGGGTGGCGGCGATCAGGTCCCATCTCGGGGATGACGTCGCCCTGATGGTCGACGCCAACCAGCAGTGGGACCGACCCCAGGCGCGGCGGTGCTGCCGGGCGCTTGAACAGTTCGGACTGGTCTGGATCGAGGAGCCGCTGGACGCCGACGACGTCGAGGGCCATGCCAGGCTGACGGCGGAGTTCGACACCCCGATCGCGACCGGCGAGATGCTGACCAGCGTGGCCGAGCACTGGCGCTACATCGAGCGCTCGGCCACCGACTACCTGCAGCCCGATGCTCCTCGGGTCGGCGGAATCACCCAGTTCCTGCGGATCGCCGCCCTGGCCGACCACCAGGGGTTGATGCTGGCGCCGCACTTCGCCATGGAGATCCACCTGCACCTGGCCGCCGCCTACCCCCGCGAGCCATGGGTCGAGCACTTCGACTGGCTCGAACCGCTGTTCAACGAACGGATGGAGATCAGTGACGGCAGGATGGTCGTACCCGACCGCCCAGGGCTCGGCGTCACCCTGAGCGACCGGGTGGCCGGCTGGACCGTCGCTCGCCATCAGGTGGGCACCCCGCGACCGGAGCGGCCGTGACCTCCTCAGCTGTGCGACCAGGAAAGCAGCAGGGTCGGCCCAGCCTGGCCAACGCTCTGGTGGCCGAGCTGACCCAGCAGATCCAGGAGGGGGAACTGGCGCCGGGAGCACGGTTGCCGACCGAGGCTGAGCTGGCCGAGGGTCGTGGGGTCAGCCGGACCGTGGTCCGCGAGGCGCTCTCGCGGCTGCAGGCGGCCGGACTGGTCGAGACCTACCGAGGTCGAGGCAGCTTCGTGCTGGC is a window from the Microlunatus panaciterrae genome containing:
- a CDS encoding phytanoyl-CoA dioxygenase family protein; this encodes MDSTDSGPSVQITPDMIDQYRTEGYFVLENVISPEDLELLRSGAEYSMQRLDAEMDAAGVERLGINARGKRYFSHLIYQHRPELRRFIFGPTMAAICRSVLGQDAYLFWEQYVIKAADPDTAFAWHQDSGYVHEDHDPYLTCWIALDDVTEENGSVYLLPYSRSGIRSYVKHIRSATGDEVCYFGSDRGMPVIVPAGSIVCFSSTVIHRSGPNLTDRLRRVYLLQYSAEVIMDKAGKEPWGSFERFLDGGRVSVSGQD
- a CDS encoding DUF3180 family protein, which translates into the protein MRDETQRDQIPPEEPQRPETGSIALTSSRAVAVAFLFGLLIGWFVVLAANALGALSPQVPWSAPIALLLAAGLVGILAYGTHQRIQVRRSFVEPHRAVSMLVLGKTAALAGALVAGGYLAFGLMFVGRWEADIPRERVIRSAVSVVSGIAMTVAGLLLERACKVPKSEDDEESDSPHR
- the folK gene encoding 2-amino-4-hydroxy-6-hydroxymethyldihydropteridine diphosphokinase, which gives rise to MSSPNPYAIDADTLSGMKPLKKVVYSVGSNLGDRLANLQGAVDAIRDTPDVIVVDVSSVYESDSVGGPEDAPKFLNLVIVAETTLEPRTLLERALAVEDAFGRVRTERWGPRTLDVDLIMVGSTITDQDDMKLPHPLAHQRAFVLAPWAEIDATGELPGRGSVSDLLAAAGADSVTRRDDLAVESD
- the folB gene encoding dihydroneopterin aldolase, whose protein sequence is MPELPVRHIPPADAPDRVALKGISGFGHHGVFAFEREQGQRFVVDVVCALDLEPAARSDDLTDTLDYGSLAAAVVKDIEGEPLDLIESLAARIARTCLSNQRVDAVEVTVHKPDAPMPVDVADVAVTLTRSRTYE
- the folP gene encoding dihydropteroate synthase, translating into MGVVNVTPDSFSDGGEWFEPDAAIAHGLALLAEGADLIDVGGESTRPGAKRPDSAEELRRVIPVITALAAAGAVVSVDTMRSEVAAAAIDAGAVLVNDVSGGRADPQMLTTVADRGVAYVCMHWRGHGEDMQSRAVYDDVVAEVVDELSEQVGAALKAGIGAERLILDPGFGFAKTGEHNWQLLQRLDEIEALGYPLLIGVSRKTFLGTLLADEAGRPRPATQRDDASMALTALVAARGVWGVRVHTVRPNRDAVAVAQRLRTTR
- a CDS encoding L-talarate/galactarate dehydratase, whose product is MTPDTSPRAVPPPAAIAHIALSSVLLPLDTPVSDAKVLTGRQRPMTEVAFLFAEITTEDGHTGLGFSYSKRAGGPGQFAHAREVAGDLLGEDANDIGRLWQKLVWAGASVGRAGLATQALAAFDIALWDLKAKRAGLPLAKLLGAHRDSVRCYNTSGGFLHTPLAQIKDNATRTLEAGIGGIKIKVGQPDAATDLARVAAIRSHLGDDVALMVDANQQWDRPQARRCCRALEQFGLVWIEEPLDADDVEGHARLTAEFDTPIATGEMLTSVAEHWRYIERSATDYLQPDAPRVGGITQFLRIAALADHQGLMLAPHFAMEIHLHLAAAYPREPWVEHFDWLEPLFNERMEISDGRMVVPDRPGLGVTLSDRVAGWTVARHQVGTPRPERP